The following proteins are co-located in the Alcaligenes faecalis genome:
- the motB gene encoding flagellar motor protein MotB, with amino-acid sequence MSNHTDRVVIRRKKMAHAEHHGGSWKIAYADFMTAMMAFFLVMWILSLVPKQDLKEIADYFRMPLMDAVSGGYQADYSRSVIPGGQPSLVPNPHPGVSSNQAADDRQDVERLEDLKSALEELIRIDPVLKEFRPQLLLDMTQDGLRIQIIDRQSRPMFSTGSAQVQLYMRAILRSLSAPLNEMPNRILISGHTDSLQYASGERLYSNWELSADRANAARQELVAGGLAEDKVKQVVGLADSVSLVKDNPAAAVNRRISLLVLNSRAERRMDEQAASGSQEFDLREAMQETEGPISIHIPGLPEMPSALPMAP; translated from the coding sequence ATGAGTAATCATACGGATCGCGTGGTTATCCGTCGCAAGAAGATGGCCCATGCCGAGCATCATGGCGGTAGCTGGAAAATTGCGTATGCCGACTTCATGACGGCGATGATGGCTTTTTTTCTGGTGATGTGGATTCTTTCTCTGGTTCCCAAGCAAGACTTGAAGGAAATCGCCGATTACTTTCGCATGCCCTTGATGGATGCGGTCTCGGGGGGCTATCAGGCTGATTACTCGCGCAGTGTCATCCCTGGTGGCCAGCCCAGCCTGGTTCCTAATCCTCATCCCGGTGTCAGCTCCAATCAGGCCGCCGATGATCGTCAGGACGTCGAGCGTCTGGAGGATTTGAAATCGGCACTGGAAGAGCTCATTCGTATTGATCCCGTTCTCAAGGAGTTCCGCCCGCAGTTGCTGCTGGACATGACCCAGGACGGTTTGCGTATTCAGATCATTGATCGTCAAAGCCGTCCCATGTTCTCTACGGGCAGTGCGCAGGTGCAACTTTACATGCGGGCCATTTTGCGTTCGCTCAGTGCTCCCTTGAACGAAATGCCTAACCGTATCCTGATTTCCGGTCACACTGACTCGCTGCAATATGCCAGTGGCGAGCGTTTGTACAGTAACTGGGAGCTGTCTGCCGACCGTGCCAATGCCGCTCGACAGGAACTGGTGGCCGGTGGCCTGGCCGAGGACAAGGTCAAGCAGGTTGTAGGTTTGGCCGATAGTGTAAGTCTGGTTAAAGATAACCCGGCTGCCGCCGTAAATCGACGTATCAGCCTGCTCGTGCTCAATAGCCGAGCGGAACGACGCATGGATGAGCAGGCCGCAAGCGGGTCGCAAGAGTTTGATTTGCGCGAAGCCATGCAGGAGACCGAGGGGCCAATCAGTATTCATATTCCCGGTCTGCCTGAAATGCCTTCTGCCTTGCCAATGGCGCCTTAG